AGGATAAAAATATTGAAGTGTTGTATCAATTGGGAGCCAGAGAAGTGGTGCAACCAGAGTTTGAAGCTAGCTTAGAAATGGCAACCTACTTATTAACTGGCTTAGGTTTGTTGTCACCAGCAGTCGTCCAACGGGAAATGCAGCAAATCCGCAACGATCATTATTTAGAATTGCGCCCAGAGCGTTCTGCAACTGAAGTTGCTCGCGATTTGCGCCAAGCAACTCTCGATTTAAATCAGCGCTGGTATCCTCTCCCTTCTAATTCGCCCTTAATTGGCATGACTATAGAAGAAGCCGATATGCGCTACTTAACAGGAGCGAGCTTGATGGCAATTCGCCGCGCTAACGGCGATGAAATCGATTATCCCAGTAATCAAACCAAATTAGAAGATGGCGATCGCTTGTTGGTAGTGGGAGCAGATGAAGAACTGGCAGCTTTAGCAGAATTCGCTAAAGGACAAGCTGCTGTCCCCGGAGAAAATAGTGCTTGTCAATGGATTACGGTGAATGCAGATGCGCCAACCCTAGGTAAGACCCTTGCCGATTTAGATATCAGCAAGCAATTTGGAGTCCAGGTACAGGCAATCCGGCGAGATGGCAAGTTTATCCGCTATCCTGATGGCGGTATGGATTTGCAAGTTGGCGACCAAGTATTATTATGTGGTAGCTTGACAGGTCTAAGTCAATTAGAGCAGTTATTTGCGATCGTAAATAAAGTACCCCTTTCTATCCCAGTGGTGAAAGCTGCTGAGGCAGAAGCACTCAAAGAGTTTCTCCCTGCCGACAGTGTAACTGACTAGAAGAAACGTAGAATCAATTCAAAATCGTTCGACTGAGCGCTCACTACGAAGTCTCAAATCTAATCTTTACGATTAAACCCCATTATGGTAAAGCAACGGGGTAAATACGCTCAGATAATGTTGCTAATTCATCAGTCAATGGGATAATCTCGCAAAAACAACTTATCAAGGGTGCTTATTACATTGTTTGAAGTTATGTAGCCTTTTGATTACGGCCTATCAACCACTGCGGTAAACTATGCGTTGATTATGATTCTTTCGCAGAGAAGAACACTCGGAAGGAGCGGTTTTTTCAATGTCTCATACCGTTAAAATCTACGATACCTGCATTGGCTGCACCCAATGCGTCCGCGCTTGCCCTACTGATGTACTTGAGATGGTTCCTTGGGATGGCTGTAAAGCTGCTCAAATTGCCTCTTCACCCCGTACAGAAGACTGTGTTGGCTGTAAGCGATGCGAAACTGCTTGTCCTACCGACTTTTTGAGCATCCGGGTTTACCTGGGCGCTGAAACAACTCGCAGTATGGGTCTGGCTTACTAAAAAGCTGAGTGCTGAGTGCTGAGTGCTGAGTGCTGAGACAGAAAGAAGTAAATCAGAAACACAATTTCTTGATTCTTCATTCGGAACTTGGAACTCAGCACTCAGGACTTTTAATTGTCTCAATAGCAAGTACCTTTAGCATCGGAAAGTGAATACTACCCACCTGACGAAATTTTAATTTTAGATTGGGCATAAAAATCTCTGGGTACTTTAATCCTAGAAGCCGTATTTGTACCGTCAGGTCAAAAGCTGACGGTGAATCTGCTTTAAAAGCCCAAAATCCATAAAAATACCTAGTGGTTGGGGAGTAATATTACTCCCTTTTTTTATTTCCAAAACGTCCACTTTGTGCCAAACACTATACTGGATTTAATCATCCTGAAAAAAAGCGGTGTGAACAATGTGCGGAATCGTTGGATATATAGGCACTCAAGCGGCGACAGACATTTTACTGGCTGGGCTGGAAAAACTAGAGTACAGGGGCTACGATTCTGCTGGAATCGCCACTGTTTGGGAAGGTGAGGTTAATTGTGTGCGGGCAAAGGGCAAACTGCATAACCTGCGTTCTAAACTAGAACAAATAGAAACCCCCGCCCAGATTGGTATTGGTCACACTCGCTGGGCAACTCATGGTAAACCAGAAGAATACAACGCCCATCCCCATTTGGATACGGCGAAGCGAGTGGCGGTAGTACAAAATGGTATTATCGAAAATTACCGCGACTTACGCGAAGAACTCAAAGCAAAAGGACACCAATTTCTTTCTGAAACCGATACAGAAGTAATTCCCCATCTCATCGCCGAATTTTTAAAGCATATTCCTCCCTCATCTTCCTCATCTCCCTTTTTAGAAGCAATTCGCCAAGCTGTTAACCACTTGCACGGGGCATTTGCGATCGCAGTTATTTCTGCTGACTACCCCGATGAATTGATTGTTGTCCGCCAACAAGCACCTTTGGTAATTGGTTTTGGACAAGGCGAATTCTTTTGTGCATCTGACACACCAGCGATCGTTGCCTACACCCGTGCAGTGCTACCTCTGGAAAATGGCGAAATTGCCCGCCTCACACCTTTGGGCGTTGAGATTTACAATTTCGCTGGCGACAGGTTGAAAAAACAACCCCGGCTCCTCAACTTCAATCCTGCAATGGTAGAAAAGCAGGGATTCAAACACTTCATGCTCAAAGAAATCCATGAGCAACCAGGGGTAGTCAGAGCGAGTTTAGACGCTTACTTTCATCCACACGAATCTACCGAATCGCCAATCAATCTTGGTTTACCTGCGGATTTATACACTGATTTAGAACA
This genomic interval from Nostoc sp. KVJ3 contains the following:
- the psaC gene encoding photosystem I iron-sulfur center protein PsaC, translated to MSHTVKIYDTCIGCTQCVRACPTDVLEMVPWDGCKAAQIASSPRTEDCVGCKRCETACPTDFLSIRVYLGAETTRSMGLAY